The window CTTTTTCAGTTATAAATATTTGTGTTTCTATGTAAGCAAAAGTAAGAATGTGAAGTGCTTTCATTGATCGTTGCTTGCACGTGGAAAACCCACACTATATTCAGTTTTATGTATTGAATGAATCATCTtggacagaaaaaaaaaacacgaattTTGAACATCATGACAGTATTTGGCGGATAAAAATCTCTGTTAAATACAAAAGTAAACTTAGAATGTTATTTGTAGTAAAAATAGAATAGAAATTTGAAACTTGTCATTATCCTTCACATTACGGCCTCATTGGAGTGACAACCGTGAAGGAgagcttttattttaaaagagtcagcaaaatattattattaattaaaatgaaaaacaacataTGACGTTTACATGAGTTTATCCTAATAAGGAACTTTCATTATTTGCGCTCTCAGAGCATATAAATACGACACATGCTcgatgtagcttttaaaaatctaCTAGAGCTCAACGAAGAAGCATCTCAACAACTCAGGTATTAGATTTGCTTCATATAATTAGTTGTGTCATCATGAAACACTTTTTATTCACATTAATGAAAATTTCTCTGCGCATTCCATTCATACTAAGCAATTTCTCAGCgcgttataaaaaatgtttttcctagccatATCATTTATCCACGTCTCGTCACACTAATAacactaatatatatataataacagtTTTTGGCGGAGGGATACAAAAGGAGCTTGATACATCCAAACCGTTATATAAGTCGGATTTAAGAGGTGCCTTAGAAGCACGTCACAACGAGAACTACTAGGAATCTAATTATTACGAAGTCACATTAAAATTGTTCACATTTTATAAGCACCAATTAAATGGTATATATAAAGAAAACCTCTTAATGCTATACTTGTTATCTTAAAGAGAAGCTTGAATCGGAAACAGGTTCTtagtattctgatatttttattttcaaaaacttcaagTTGAATGATTTTTGAGGGTTCGTAGAAATAATGGGATTAAGCTTGTATTCGTTTTATTTctgtaatataaaaatatttctttcttttttaggatTTATTCTACAAGATGTTTAAGCTATACACTTTTACACTGTTATTCGCTCTATCGATTAGCACACATCTTGTTGCATCAGCTCCCACGCAAAGTAAAGAATTAAACGATGTCGGATCGATCCAATCGAAAGATTTCACGTGTCGCAGTTTATGTAACGGAGAATACGATATTTGCTTAGATGCTATTCGTTCTTTTTGGGAGAAGTTTATTTGTTATCATAATCTCCATCAGTGCATATACAagtgtaaaacaaaaaaaccaaTCGCCGCAGCGCTACATTCAAATGATGTCATGTCGGATTCCATTATAAAAGCGCAAAGAAAAAAACTGAAGCAAATTTGGTCCTAACAGGTCCGAATATGTTTtgtacaaaatattatttttctttaaataagttATATTtgttaattattatttatatttggtGTATTTAATgtagaaaaacttttaaatatatatattgtaaataCATTGAACACAAGAATATAaatgaatttttcaaaaaaatatttattatacctGTTACAACtttgcaacctcgtcccaaggacttattaggctttttatatttgggcGCCTAACAAGTCCTGTGGACGAGGTTGACGATTTTGTCATGAAGTTTATAAGCTAGTTAGATTAAAATGGGACAAGTGTATTTTTATGGCTGGaaagaattaaaatttctttaaagagaaaaaaaaattttgataccGCGGGATTAGAtggataaataaaaataaaattgacgataAGACGAAATTAATGTAAGGCATAAGCATCAATTCGCATTTGAAAGTTTATCTCTTTAACAATAGCCAAATTCCGTCTGTCTCATTGTTCGCGATTTAAAAGTCGTGTTACGAAAGCACGAAATGGATTTATGCGCAGGCCACCGACtagtctttataataatagctATTTTCTGTCTGTCACCCAAAACAGAGTGGTGCTAAACCCCACACGAAATCAACAGACAAAtctccgtggatttttcacgggctaaaccacgcacgaaatttttaatttaagtaataatataataataaataacaaatgcTGCGAAGTGGGAACtagtttgttaaaaataaatacctTAAAATACCGGCCAGTCTAGTGCCcagtactttcttttttttcgaaACTCTAGAACGAGGCTGCTATTTAAGAATCGATATAAACTGTTACGGCTTATAAGCAAAATTTAGTCTGTGCAACAgacgaaataaaaacattcacgGAAGAGTATTGTGACGCACAAATACACAAACACTAACCCGCATCATACCTCCATCTTGATTAGCTGATGGAGAACATAAACACACAACTGACAGTACCacaaaaaatattgtgtttGCTCTAGAAAGGAAAGAAAATGTTGCTTTAAATTTCTCGTTCCCCTTTTGCTTGTAAAAATACGATCACTTTAATGTATTATGTTTGGTTGAATCAACAATAAGATGAAATTCGGGTAAGCACTTTTTTCACAACTTCGTCCCAGAGTCTTGTGGCACACTAAGTCGTTATTATGAAGATCAACAAGACAAAAACCCTGAAAACTAGGTTGCTTTATTCACTATACAATACTGTTGGTAAAGTTTGTACGATAACAGTCCTGGTAATTTTGTTGCGCAATGCTCAACCACGAACAGGAAGTTTTACCAAAAAGCACTCCTTCTATTCTCTCAGACATCAACAGGAAACTTTTTCtacgtaaacaaaaaatagcagTACACTCACACGCAAGGTTGCAGTCAAATACAATATGTATTTCAAACGCTCGAATAACCAATGCTACTCCGCCCTACCCCCTGTAATAAACACACCTGAAGCTATCCTTTGTTTGGTATATGTGTAAACACTATTTTACATAggttatttgcaattttttcgcTATAACACCATCAACAATGAGAAGAATATTTAAGGCTCTAAGGACAAGGTTGCTGTTTAATAATAAATAGATTTACTGCCAGGCATTGAATTGTTTGTGTTGGATTCTTGTAACATCGAGAAGAAAATTTCGACTCCATATTATCTTGCAAGACGATTAAGAAGCATTTTAAAGGATCTATATTTATACGCATTCGGAAATTGTGGTACGCGCACCTCCCATCGGCGGTCAGGAAATTTTCATCTTAAACATTAACTCAATAACGCTTTTCAAGCATTGGAAACAGTGCGTGTGTTCAGGATATACAAGTTGAGTTAAAAAACGATTAtctctttttaatgttgttaatatttgacgttaaaaatgtgttaagtaatttttttaaaaaactttttcacgTATAAGGTATAAATTATGTCAGCTGTCAAATGCAGATCTTTAGGCGGACAGCTGAGTCTTTTAAAAATGCAGTgtcattttttaagatttgaaCATGTGATAATTTCTTCTTGATGTCGTTGCAAACTGGTTCTCGAGCTAAGGAAGTGGTTCTAGCGAAAAGTCATGTTGATGGTGCATAAGTCCATCAATTGTTTTAGACAGGTTAAACACCTGCATCCGGCAATGCATTGCCAGATAGTGTACTATGGGATTGCCAGTGGtaacattttttcaacaatttgcTTACGtactgtttcaaaaaaaaaaacacagctcTTTAGTTACATGGACCTGACTGAGCCAAACGTGTAATGAAAATCGGTTCCACTTTTACATCCCTAGagtttcttttttatcattttgtaaAGAGAAATTTACGAGGTTTGTTAACTTGCGGGTATCCTTTTCGCGCACTGTACAGCAGCACGCCTGAGGTTTTTTGAAAACACGCGGTAATGTATGttgcgagtaaactcacttcccgtgCGATTTTTGACATGCGGTTTTCAGCGCTAAAAAGCTTaaaacatgtagtttttaaaaatggtataatttttattcagacaacgaatgaaagaagtttaatcgacacATTCTATTTCctcatataatatataaaaaaataacaaattaaaaaattcaattaaaaatttacgtCGATGTGAACTTTCGATCTTTTAATTTTCGAATTCTCCGAACAGCAtctttatgtttttttcgtGAGTCCTGAAAATAGACACATCTTATAATTACATTTAAAATATACGTTAAAAATGCACCCTAATGTATCTATTTTGATAACTGGCGACAAAAGGGAACTTGCACCTGACTATTTCTCAAAAAGTTAAATTCATCACGTGGATAGGTTTAAGTAGCAAATGACTTTAAACTCATAATCTGACTTTAGAGTATTTTCGAAAATAGTTTattctgtttaattttatttttgacctTCTGTTTTGGACTCGAGAAAAATTTAAACTCCCCCCCCCAGCAAACCGCCATTAACACAAAAGTAAAAGCAATCGTTGGAAAACTTTTTTACACcgtttaattcaaaatgtccaTGTGGGGCCCCGGTGGTAGTAATTATTATTATAACAAATATTATCGGATCTTGATCAACAtatacacactttaaatttaaatcatACTTCGTATAAATTTTTTCGAAGGGCTTCCCATTGACTGGTAATTTCTTCTATTGTGTTTGTTCGAACAAAATCCTTTCCTacgtaaaaataaacaaacagcaTTACTCATCTCTCACCATCATCTCTCACCAATTCAATAAAATATATCAGCAACAACatgcaaaaaaatcaacaacatTCAAGATTACCAATTTTGAAACGTTCATCATCTTTGGTAAAGAAGAAAGTAACACATTTTTCATCTGTTTCATCTACTTCTACTGTTTCTTCTAAAGTTTCTTGCATTTCTTCATCAACGGGATTTTTTGCAGCCTCATCAAGTGCTTTCATCCAACTCACTTCTTTAGTTGATACTTTCTTCTCCTCttctatttcttcttcttcttgtacCTCGTTTTCTTCCATGTTTGAAGCAGAACTCAGAAACGAAAATGTTTCCTAGGACAAAAACATTAGAAAGGAATGgaaattttccttaaaaataagATTTCTTGCACGACttacaaaaaagataaaagcTTGTTCCCATTTGGTTGAGTTTTTCAATATAATGCAAAAACCATACAACTGAAATGCGTGTTTGTTTGTTAAAACCttctcaataaaatttagtaaaataaaattagaatTCACATGCATGTGGGATTTGCATTTCATACTCATTAGCGGAATATAATATTTACGTTCCCTAATTACGCAAAATACACTTCTtaaattttaccaaaaatattCCAATAACAGCTTTGTACGATTCCTGAATAAACACATGATGGTAgctttaaaattttactttttttaaaagactttcGAAGAATCTGGGATGTTTAGGGATATAATATTAGGAAAATTTTATGATGAAATGAAGAGTTATGAAATGTACTTGATATTTTGCTttgaaagaacaaaataaataaatttgtatgTATCACATAAGCAAAGAAGATTAATAATCTTGGTTCTAAATGTTAGGTTATTTAAGTGATTATAGAAGATGTGGGCACACCTCCCTCAAATGTAACCAAAATTGCCCTCACTCCCTTTTAGGATGATTTCCCAGTAAGGAGAGAAATGGAATTTTTGAAGAAAACCtaccaaaaatttcaaacagaatgttattAGAATGGACTTAATAACCATTGTAAACACTCTAAAGTTTAACTTTATCGAAACaagcattaaattttttttctacctgTTTCGAACCACTGAAAAGGTCTTTCAAAGATTTATTAActgaaaaaaattgttcagtGGAAACCGTTGGCTCCATATTTTTCTTCTCCccttccttcttcttcttctcctcctcctcctcatcttcttcttcttcatcgcCACTATCATTTATCTGTCGTtcagtttctttctttttcgcaaTTTCAAACTTCTCGTGATTCTCACTGGTGGGATCATATCGTTCGAATGTTTTGTCTCTGTAATAAAAATATGAAGTGCGGAGtaaacaaaatacaagatgcaggGGCTGCATGTCAATGTCAATTACACATCACTGCACTATCTCGCATGTCAATGTTCATTACACATCATTTATTAACTGGGTCATTTcacaaaacctaaaaattgatttatagtTGTTCCTGGCGTGAGGGATACGatgcatggctatgatacttacttagGCCATTTCTCGACATTAGCGTTTAAAGAAtcctatgaaatccttattatGGAGGAATTCattaggattattcttagaatttaaacacaacacaactttatttcgttGAAAGGAATcatttcgcaaaaaaatttctaaaaaacttttgtatttcgcatcaataaatcattttgtgttAATTCACTAGCTGTTAAATCGtcaaactaaatatttttattcaagGCATAATGGCTCAGTTGGCTAACGCGTCGTAACGTGAACTCGTAAAAAAAGCTCGTTGATGACGtcgcaattgaccatttgggacatagGTATAagttggaaaccaatactaagctcgcaggcgagatagtaataaCATAATAAACTCATCAATTTTTAAGGGCATCTATTAAAGTCAGGCTTTTAAAACAGCCTACACCTTTAGTGACAACGTCATCGTCAGTTACATTATAAGCTGGTGCAACATAGATTGTATGTTTTCTTGAAACATTTCGAATATGTTTGAAGTTTCTTATCAAAACGTTGTTGATGTTAACCTGCTTTCATAATGTAAAGCACTCAATTGGGACCCTGAAaccgatttttaaaataaatatctgaggaaacaattttaaataacggGAAATACAGCCCATCGTTTATTGTGGAGAGTTcactattaaaaaatatatgttgaTTTGTTATTTATGGTGACCTGCTTTTGTTGGACATACTAAGTTGTCAAAAGGCAGCACAACAGCCAACTTCGCAATATCAACCAGAAAAGTCAAATTGAAAAATTCGAGCAGCGAATAATAACACATAAATAAGTATATCTATATTTTGGAACTGATACAGTCTGCTTTGTTTTAAAGAAGCTACATCAAGACTATATCAAGTGTGTAGATATAAATGAttatattttacaaattttctgaTTTAGAATGTTCAGCCACAATATATTGATGAAGTACACACTTTTACATAAGAAccaataaaaagaaattgacctgattttggcattatttttaatatgtttatGAATAGTGAATATTTCTTCGGAGAATTGTAAATTCATAAATAGTTGGTTAGTTAGCTACAGGTTGGAAGCCAATGCTATTCTCGCAGGCGGAATAGTAATTAGACTAACCTTGTGTTTTTCTTCTGCTTTGCGCCACTTTCATCCAAGGATTTACCCAGGACCTGCTCGAGAACATTCAAATTCATTTGTTTCTCTTGATGCAAATCGTCCGTATCCAAACTATCCATGTTTTCACTATTATTGTTTTTGTCTGCCTGTTTATCTTCACCATTTTCAGCAAACCTTTCATCAAGTCGAAAACGTTCATCTCCACCAAAGCGTTGTTGCAATTTGAAGAGCTAAGAGAAGTTAAGAAAGTTGAAAATGCTCTATTTGCAGTAACGTAAATATTTTATTGCAATACTTATTCATACACTTTCTACCTACTACCATATTTTCATTTTGCACGAAATATTTCCATCTACGTAATACAATGTTAAAACGAatgactaaaaataaaaatagtctaCCAAAATATCCCAATAAAACATTCTATACTAACCTTTTGACCTTTCTCTCCTTGAAATTGTGGTTTTAACTGAATTCCTCCAAACTCCTCATCTTCACTTTCACTATCATCAAATAGCTGaaatataaacacaaaaatagAAGTAAAACAACCTTCAAacatacaaaacaaacaaacaaacaacaaacaaaaataaacaaacaaacgaaaataaacaaacaaacaacaaacaaaaataaaacaaacaaacaacaaacaaaaataaacaaacatgtaaaacaagaaaagaaaacataacAAAACAAGCAAGCAagcaaacaagtaaacaaacataCATTCTTTTTAAAGGACTCTTCATCAGAATTACCATCGCTCATTAATGTTGACTGTGTAGAAATACCGCATGGATCCACATTCTCGCTTTCACTTTCGCTTTCACTTTCACTAAAAACAATTCGATTAAGGCCTGAATTGGAGGATGTGTCAATACTTCTTAACGCTGCTTGTACAGCTTCTTTGTTTTGGAGACTTTTTTGTTCTCGCAGCTTCAGTGAATTGATTCTAGCTTCTTCTGAcaagattttttgttgttgattaaTTTCCTTTCTTTGAGAAGCAGGCTTCTGTTTTTGAGTAGTCCTACTAGAATCAACACTGTCAGCTGACGCATTATCTTCTGTGCTCTGGGATTTCGTTTTTTCACTTTTACCTATAGTTTCTACTTTGTTCTGTTGTACAATAATACTTTGATCAGAAGATTCACTTTCACTTTGAGAGCTATCATCATCTTTTTTCACAACACTCGACGTGACGTCATAACTGTAAAGTGTagtactattttttaaattgtcgaAAGTAAAGTCAAATAAATTAACATTTTCATATTCTGATTCCGAGTTATTGTCGTCACTTCCGGGATGTAAAATATGTGGAGTGGGCGACTTCTGTACTACTTCCTCGATTCTAACTGAATTAGATTTGCTTCTGTTAAGCAATTGTTCCACAATACTCATGCTTAAAATATTATCATTGGGAACATCTTCACTGTCACTGCTTTCATTTTTCCCTACTTCAATGGACTCAGTAAAAATACATTCCTTCTCTACATTTCGAGAATCTTCTTTTGTGTTACTTTCTTCATTGAAGGAAATCGAATCTAATGGAAGCATTGTGGTTTTAATTGGATCTTTTTTAACACCAAAACTTTtaaggttttcttttttttgactgGGTGTTTCTTGGTCAGCATTTTTAAgcccaattttattttttgtttttggcgTAACGTCTTCTTTAtccgtttttttatttttctttgcagAAGAAACGCTTTCTTGAAATTCGCCATTTGTATTGTGTTTCACTGAAGAGCATTCGTTATGACAATGTTTAAACTCGTTCTCAACATCAGaatctctttttttctttttggagCGTTTATGTTCTTCAACATCGTGGTGtttctccttcttcttttttcttttctgattTTTCATGATACTGTCATCACCCTGGTCATCATTCAGGGTCCACGTTAGGTCAGAAATATCAGCTTCGAACTCAGTTTCATTTAAAGTAATCTTTTTAAGACAATGGCAATGTTTTGAAGGATCGACTTTTACAAGCTTTTGACCAGCCCATTTCCGTATTGCTACAACAGGAAGAGGTCTGCCGTATTTACCAACAACCCAATCCTTTTCACCCTGCACAGGAGTACCTGGCACTGCTCTTTTCATTGCAGATGATTTACTCACAAATTCCTCGTATTTCTTCATTGGTTCAACACGgtttctttttgattttttaataaattgctcAGGATAACTTCTCTCCTTCTCAAGTCTAAATAAAAAgtcgtcaaaaaataaataggtAAATCAAAATGTTAACTAATTGtaatattatcattttttaatgtttacctTGCCATAAAATCTTCTTTAGCCAATTGCACCTTTAAGCTATGTCCCTTCCATTTGGTTCCACCAAATAATGCAAAACCTGTAAGGAGAGTGAGaactactttttattttttttataaaaagccaaGACCtttaattatttgtattttttcaaTACTGCATTTGAAATGTAAGTCAGTCAGTGGAAGTCTATTGATAACTCCATATTTCACAGATACATACATTTGTTTAGCTTTGACAAGGTGCTTTCTAAACTGACATAACCAAACGTCTTTGAAACATGACCTGGAATGCAAAATAATATAATGAATTAATCTGTCCCTGGGCTGCTAAGGCAAGGGGATTGATAGATTAATGAAATAAATCTGAATTTATGTTCTAGCACATTCGCTGATGAACAATTAGGATACAGCTTATTTTTAAGCTTGTTGACAAATAAAACTATTAAAATGCAATTATTTCACAACATTGCATTTGCTTATGCACTCAATCCTCATCTGTATCAGCCTGTATCAGTCAGTAttgcatttatatttttaggccACCACATtgtatttcatttcattttagaATAAAAGCATGGTTTTTGCAAACCTGGATCTAATATCCATGTTTGCAACTACAATTCACATATTACATAAACAGATGGTTATTAAAGTTGATGTTTTGTCCCATTCAAGGAGGAATGCATACATACCCTCATCATCTTTTCGCTGTATAACAACTACATCAGTCACATTTccaaaacttttaaactttccactaaaaattaaacaatttaaGTTTTAATTGCTGACAATGACTTGGAAAGAAGAGCCTTTTTTCACTTGAGTGCACACATTATGTTCTTCTTGCCTAAATGTGTAGTGGGGGATGGAGCCCCCTACAACCTTGTGGTTAGTATATAGAAACATTGGCCATTGTCTTATGTTGTATAAGGGTTCACATTAATTTTCAATGCTAACAAGGACTCGGTTGCCTTTTTAAACTAAACTATAGTACTGGTCATATGAATTTTAGCAGCTGAGTGATACTTCACTCGCCTTGATTGTCGCCAGTGCGTGATAAATTTCATGCGTCTTGACTTAATTGAGGAGAGTGATTATTCAGTTTTCATAATTTGAGGCGCGTGATAACACATATGAAAAGTGTGGTCGTCTGGGAGGCCTACTGAGTAATGGAATGTATTTGCATCTTTAATAAAAGACCGTCTCAAAATTTCCATACGTAATTCGTATAATTCGTATCGAAACTTTGTATCAATGATTCATCAGgccttaaaattagaaaaaaattaccgACAAGTCAGtctgaccttcatcgtcacagagaatactgcgagaagagtgcgcacccatgcaagttaaatataaccagaacatgggagaggttaggtgtcctgtaccttaatacagctttaggacgaatgttctcgtgatgtaatacgaaagaaaaaacatgttgaataaagtttaaaaaatctttttaaaaggggaaagagaaatcaaatatatttagtaataataatcgaaaaaattgtatatcgtattaaaaagaagtccagaagttctgtctcccacacgacacagtaggcaataagtcagccctgccctcggttttgtgagaagagatgttctgcgaagactccaACAATTGAGTCTCATGTACAGTTTTGTTTCATGTTAAGCTGTgccagtgacaagcatttttggAGCACGCCATCGGCAACTTCCGgaatatacaacctaatgatgccctaacctaatTAATTCATCTCtaaacataaaaagccagtaaCATTCCAAAAGAACAACAGGTGTTATTATGCAAGCAACGTATTTAATTTctaagaataattttaacatttttaattaataacatttttaaacgcgcatgtttttcattcaaattcggaaccttaagtcatttttttctttgattattagaatagtaaataattactttatatAAAAGACATTTCAGGTGCACATTATTAAAATGACTAAAGTGCTTTTAGTGCGTGATTGAAAACGCTGCTCCATTGTTGCAGGAGCGTGCAGAATCGGAGGCGCGATCGCGCACCTAATAAGACCAGGACTGTAGTAATTACTTTC is drawn from Hydractinia symbiolongicarpus strain clone_291-10 chromosome 8, HSymV2.1, whole genome shotgun sequence and contains these coding sequences:
- the LOC130654246 gene encoding nucleolar protein 8-like, producing MEQQLSSYRVFVGGLFPSVTKEDLSGKFKSFGNVTDVVVIQRKDDEGHVSKTFGYVSLESTLSKLNKCFALFGGTKWKGHSLKVQLAKEDFMARLEKERSYPEQFIKKSKRNRVEPMKKYEEFVSKSSAMKRAVPGTPVQGEKDWVVGKYGRPLPVVAIRKWAGQKLVKVDPSKHCHCLKKITLNETEFEADISDLTWTLNDDQGDDSIMKNQKRKKKKEKHHDVEEHKRSKKKKRDSDVENEFKHCHNECSSVKHNTNGEFQESVSSAKKNKKTDKEDVTPKTKNKIGLKNADQETPSQKKENLKSFGVKKDPIKTTMLPLDSISFNEESNTKEDSRNVEKECIFTESIEVGKNESSDSEDVPNDNILSMSIVEQLLNRSKSNSVRIEEVVQKSPTPHILHPGSDDNNSESEYENVNLFDFTFDNLKNSTTLYSYDVTSSVVKKDDDSSQSESESSDQSIIVQQNKVETIGKSEKTKSQSTEDNASADSVDSSRTTQKQKPASQRKEINQQQKILSEEARINSLKLREQKSLQNKEAVQAALRSIDTSSNSGLNRIVFSESESESESENVDPCGISTQSTLMSDGNSDEESFKKNLFDDSESEDEEFGGIQLKPQFQGEKGQKLFKLQQRFGGDERFRLDERFAENGEDKQADKNNNSENMDSLDTDDLHQEKQMNLNVLEQVLGKSLDESGAKQKKNTRDKTFERYDPTSENHEKFEIAKKKETERQINDSGDEEEEDEEEEEKKKKEGEKKNMEPTVSTEQFFSVNKSLKDLFSGSKQETFSFLSSASNMEENEVQEEEEIEEEKKVSTKEVSWMKALDEAAKNPVDEEMQETLEETVEVDETDEKCVTFFFTKDDERFKIGKDFVRTNTIEEITSQWEALRKNLYEDSRKKHKDAVRRIRKLKDRKFTST